The following are encoded in a window of Poecile atricapillus isolate bPoeAtr1 chromosome 3, bPoeAtr1.hap1, whole genome shotgun sequence genomic DNA:
- the LOC131577704 gene encoding TOG array regulator of axonemal microtubules protein 2-like, with the protein MGTLEQLGQAETFQRAADQGALLNFLNASEPEMLDASLLLYPTEGDVKKESLGLPLIPPIRRAVRPALCKLAQKNLERKKMELFEKELKRRRQTETSLQLPPQTVDTGDAEEASFSLLPVNGTASSVQRKHPGSALKKKVLRKQDNVPSLPNMPTIHGDGSFPRNSSVTSQTASGAKCQEEPLRGNRQKDTASCDPQQALLKALSLLGSDDWELKEKALSSIGQLAGSHSEVVLCRLRDVCLAVTSEVSNLRSKVSYAAIVTLGELFAALKKDMDSVVNEVARVLLQMVWNSPEFLEKAANQTLGIMVENVTPARALAALMDRGAKSRYVEVRKCAAKLLLSLMGKIGVTKLAGTPRAESLAQVVGKLAQDCHKDTRHYGQEMVKMMLSHPKFKRLLEQSVSTRDLEDILIRIKKKEMENQKGEGPSAKMPVKKSSDSSKKPQATLPSSKRVKSTSEGRLLHRAKAQVTLPPAVEETEPLQKLYDLLEAKGFQTRLEGVAFLLELCKTRPQLISTNIVQIFDYFVLRISDSHKRVKQKALDALAEIIGILGDALSPVIIHLVEEITNNLNSKDPGVHSAAVKALEESISHLDKVSLMKEFGHRWSKLSGQALLDVTERITVLVEWVYPRSPEVVQRYALPVLWSFLGNKALPVRSANVRTVVTKLASALYKVMGTKLRKCAASQPPHVRENLSSILGW; encoded by the exons ATGGGCACTCTGGAGCAACTTGGGCAGGCAGAGACcttccagagagctgcagatcagggagctctgctgaaCTTCCTAAATGCCAGTGAGCCGGAGATGCTGGAT GCTTCCTTGCTGCTGTATCCCACTGAAGGGGATGTGAAGAAGGAGTCATTGGGTCTCCCTCTGATCCCCCCGATACGCAGGGCA GTCCGTCCTGCATTGTGCAAGTTGGCTCAGAAGAACTTAGAGCGGaagaaaatggagctgtttgAGAAGGAGCTCAAGAGAAGGAGGCAAACAGAAACATCCTTGCAGCTGCCTCCACAGACAGTTGACACTGGGGATGCAGAAGAAGCAA GCTTTAGCCTACTGCCTGTCAATGGCACAGCTTCCagtgtgcagagaaaacacCCTGGTAGTGCCTTGAAGAAGAAGGTCTTGAGGAAGCAGGACAATGTGCCCTCACTGCCCAATATGCCCACCATCCACGGGGATGGCAGCTTCCCACGCAACTCCTCAG TGACCTCGCAGACGGCCTCTGGTGCCAAGTGTCAAGAGGAGCCACTGCGTGGGAACAGGCAGAAGGACACAGCCTCTTGTGACCCACAGCAGGCCTTGCTCAAGGCACTCTCCTTGCTGGGCAGCGATGACTG ggagctgaaggagaaggcaCTCTCCAGCATCGGACAGCTGGCTGGGTCCCATTCAGAAGTCGTCCTTTGTAGACTTCGTGACGTTTGCCTGGCAGTTACCAGCGAG GTGAGCAACCTCCGCTCCAAGGTGTCCTACGCTGCAATCGTCACTCTTGGAGAGCTCTTTGCAGCCTTGAAGAAGGACATGGACTCCGTGGTGAATGAGGTTGCTCGGGTCCTGCTCCAGATGGTTTGGAATTCCCCAGAGTTTCTTGAGAAAGCAGCCAATCAGACCCTGGGGATCATGGTGGAGAACGTGACTCCTGCACGAGCACTGGCTGCTCTCATGGACAGGGGAGCCAA GAGCCGCTATGTTGAGGTGCGGAAGTGTGCGGCCAAACTCCTCCTGTCCTTGATGGGGAAAATTGGAGTCACGAAGCTCGCAggcacacccagggctgagagCCTGGCGCAGGTGGTGGGGAAGCTTGCTCAGGACTGTCACAAGGACACAAG GCACTATGGACAGGAGATGGTGAAGATGATGCTAAGTCATCCaaaatttaaaaggcttttGGAGCAATCTGTTTCTACCCGTGACCTGGAAGATATTCTGATTAGAATTAAGAAGAAA GAGATGGAAAACCAGAAGGGTGAAGGCCCATCTGCCAAGATGCCGGTGAAGAAGAGCAGCGATTCCTCAAAGAAGCCCCAGGCCACATTGCCTTCTAGTAAACG ggTGAAGTCTACCTCTGAGGGACGCCTCCTACACCGTGCAAAAGCCCAGGTCACGTTACCTCCAGCTGTGGAAGAAACGGAGCCACTCCAGAAGCTTTACGATCTCCTGGAAGCCAAGGGGTTTCAGACACGGCTGGAAGGAGTGGCATTCCTTCTCGAGCTGTGCAAAACCCGCCCCCAGCTCATCTCCACTAACATTGTCCAA atttttgattattttgtccTGAGAATATCTGACAGCCACAAGAGGGTGAAGCAGAAGGCGCTGGACGCGCTGGCAGAAATCATTGGCATCCTGGGAGATGCCTTGAGCCCGGTGATCATCCATTTGGTGGAAGAAATTACAAACAACTTGAACTCAAAGGATCCCGGGGTTcattctgcagctgtgaaagcTCTGGAAGAATCCATTTCTCATTTAG ATAAAGTATCACTGATGAAAGAGTTTGGCCACAGATGGAGTAaactgagtggccaagctctgcTGGATGTCACAGAGCGTATCACAG TGCTTGTGGAATGGGtttatcccaggagccctgaaGTCGTCCAGCGCTACGCCCTGCCCGTGCTCTGGTCCTTCCTGGGGAACAAGGCGCTGCCTGTGCGAAGCGCCAATGTCCGCACTGTGGTCACCAAGCTTGCCTCTGCCCTCTACAAGGTGATGGGCACCAAGCTAAGGAagtgtgctgccagccagcctcCACATGTGCGGGAAAACCTCTCCAGCATCTTGGGCTGGTGA